The stretch of DNA CGTCAGGGTTCGGTCCGTCCAGTGGCCACAACCCAGAACCACGATCCATTTCACGTCGGTCGCGGCCAGATCCGGACTGGCCAGATCCAGGACCGGATAAACCCGCTCCAGGGGCCTGATCATGTAGGCGGCCACGGTATTCAGGGAAAACGCGTACAGGAGCAGGGCCGCGATGGTAAAGGGAGCCAGGGCCTCGCGGGGACGGCGCAGCAGGATATAAAGCAGGCCCAACCCCATGAGCAGCAAGCACACGGACAGGGGCATGATGGACATGGCCAGGGCTTTCTTGAAGACAAAGCCCATGGACGCGCTCATCCGCCAGACCCCGTCATGCGCCGCTGCAACAGGACCATGTCGGCCAGGACCAGGCGGACCATGGCCGCCAGCACGGGCACCACGCGCGGAATGGCGCAGATGTCGTGACGCCCGCCAACGCGGATGGTCGTCTCGCGACCGAAACGGTCCACGGTGCGTTGCTCCTGGGCAATGGACGGAATGGGCTTGATGGCGGCCCGGACCACGATGTCCTGGCCGCTGGATATTCCGGCCAGGATGCCGCCGGAATTGTTGGAGGCAAAACCGATCGCGGTCATGGGGTCGTTGTTGGCGCTGCCCAGCATGCGGGCCGCGTCAAATCCAGACCCGATCTCCACGCCCTTGACCGCCCCGACGCTCATCAAGGCCGAGGCCAACCGGGCATCGAGCTTGTCGAAAACCGGCTCGCCCAGACCAACCGGAACCCCCGTGGCCCGAACTTCGACGATGCCGCCCAAGGTATCGCCCATGGCCACCACCTCCCGCACCCGCTCGTGCCAGGAATCGATCACATCGGTGTCGGCCGAGAAAAAGGGCCGGTCCTGGGCCCCGGCAAAATCCCGACCCGTGGCCGCGATGCCGCCCAACTCGATGGTCGCCGCCCGGACCTTCAGCCCGACCGTGCGCAAAAACGCCCCGGCCACGGCGCCACCGGCCACGCGGGACACGGTTTCCCGGCCCGAGGAACGCCCCCCGCCGCGATAATCGCGCAGGCCGAACTTGGCCTGATAGGTCAGGTCGCCATGGCCCGGTCGAAAAACATCCTTGAGGCTCCCGTAGTCGCGGGAACGCTGGTCCGTGTTCTCGACGACGAAACCGATGGACGTGCCCGTGGTTCGTCCCTCGAACACCCCGGACAACAGCCTGATGGCGTCGGGTTCCTTGCGGGCCGTGGTCGCGATTCCGCCCAGACCGGGCCGGCGCCTGTCCAGCTCGGCCTGGATCAGGGCCTCGTCGATCTCGATCCCGGCCGGACAGCCGTCGATGATCCCGCCCAGGGCCGGACCGTGGGACTCGCCAAACGTCGTCAACCGAAACACCACGCCAAATGTGTTGCCCGCCATGTGTCCTCCCGGCCATCGGCCGCTAATAATCCTTCCCGCGCTTGCACCAGTCGGCGTAAACCGCCTCGCGCCGCTCCTCGGACAAGGCGCTCGCGTCGTACATGCCGGCGGCCCGACGCTGACGCATGGCCTCGTAAAGGATGGTCGCTGCGGCCACGGACACGTTCAGACTCTGCACCATGCCGAACATGGGAATATACAACTCGTCCGGCACGTGGACCTTGACGTCCGGATCCATGCCACGATGCTCGTTGCCGAGAATGATGGCCGTGGGCCGGGTGAAATCCCAGTCCATGAGCGACTTGGCCGTGGGTCCGAAGCCCGTGCCGACGATCTGCATGCCTTGGTCGCGCAGGGACGCGATCATGGGACCGGGTTCGCGATGGCGGCGAAGCTCGACCCATTTCTTGGCCGACCC from Deltaproteobacteria bacterium encodes:
- a CDS encoding chorismate synthase produces the protein MAGNTFGVVFRLTTFGESHGPALGGIIDGCPAGIEIDEALIQAELDRRRPGLGGIATTARKEPDAIRLLSGVFEGRTTGTSIGFVVENTDQRSRDYGSLKDVFRPGHGDLTYQAKFGLRDYRGGGRSSGRETVSRVAGGAVAGAFLRTVGLKVRAATIELGGIAATGRDFAGAQDRPFFSADTDVIDSWHERVREVVAMGDTLGGIVEVRATGVPVGLGEPVFDKLDARLASALMSVGAVKGVEIGSGFDAARMLGSANNDPMTAIGFASNNSGGILAGISSGQDIVVRAAIKPIPSIAQEQRTVDRFGRETTIRVGGRHDICAIPRVVPVLAAMVRLVLADMVLLQRRMTGSGG
- a CDS encoding tRNA methyltransferase, whose protein sequence is MPDRFLTEKRKLRLREVLARRQPDLTLVLNNIHDPHNVAAILRSCDAFGVFGVHLYYTKETFPALANSSSGSAKKWVELRRHREPGPMIASLRDQGMQIVGTGFGPTAKSLMDWDFTRPTAIILGNEHRGMDPDVKVHVPDELYIPMFGMVQSLNVSVAAATILYEAMRQRRAAGMYDASALSEERREAVYADWCKRGKDY